CTAAACAAGTCGCgtcaaaggttaagcaagtcacagtgaaggcagcagaaaaaaatgtatatagtataaaaatatttcaatcacattcattatgttttaatgatttaatatttaaaaccccgggagaaaactaaaatgggctgtttctgctgcctaatttcattcatgtacTGAGTATTTGGCTAATAGATACTGTTTAAATTGAACTCGAtgaaagcatgaacattacaaaatacatgtagctgcgCTCGTCTCAATGGTTAACACAAACATAATATATATCTCGTTATATCAGGACTTGCTAGTTtaataatgaaaatgtatatcaagttatacataaatgtaatcaTTTTCAATAGTTCTGTATGATTTTTACCCCATTCATCCTGTTGTGATTGAGAACTTTAAgctgaattttgaatatttgaGATATTAACTGCAAAAGAATTTACCCTATGGACTTTGATTTCAATCTTAAGCTTTGACCTAAACACGACCTGGTGGGTACTCTATAGTCATGCAGTTTCTTTATTTGTGAATTCATCGCTAAAGCTGAtttgaacttacgtggattgggccagaaaagctgaaatttacatgaaagctttctgctatagtgcagattgaaatttgtttaaatcatggccccggggattggatggggacacaatagggtatcaaagttttacatacgaatatatagaaaacatctttaaaaatcttctccagaactactgggccaggaaagtggaaatttacatgaaagcttcctgacaaattgcagattcaagtttgttaaaatcatgttctccggggggttggatggggccgcaatagggatcaaagtttgacatgcgaatatataggaaaaatcagccaaggtggctcaggtgagcgatgtgggcTATGGGCCTCCTCTTGTTAATGTAATGAATAATTATCGAAAACACAgcaaatttcatattcaatTCCTAAAAAATCAGACAGCAAAATAACGGGGAAATCtgtattttgtcgtcttttcgttatttcgtggcgaaaagtcgctaattatccttttgtcgtcttttcgcctcgaaaaaACAAGACGACAAAACAACAAGAGAATAGACGACAAATTAGTTCATTAATTTTCGGGTTttgtttgtcgtcttttcgcctgtaatttgtcgtcttttcgttatttcgaggcgaaaagtagctaaatatcgttttgtcgtcttttccctcgaaataacgaaaacaaaacaaattgtaaAGTGGCACAAATCCGCCACCATATTTAACTGTAGATACTATCGCCCATATATTTCCAGATCTGTTAAAGTATGGGCGGTGGAAAATTCCTATCATGGGAATTTCAGCTAATGAGGAAACCCCAAGCTTAAACTCAGAGTTATATATATACCATTTGTGGCGAATTTATGCGCCATGTAATATTTAAATCATAAAAGTGCAAAGGTCAAAGAGTCGAATCATGTTTTAACATGAAGCAATtagaaaattgattttaataaatacatTGGGGGCCATTTCATACAGTCATTTCACTTCATCCTATGTTAGATCTTTGAAATTCTGGCATTTGAGTTTTGCTGGTCGTGGATTTTTTGTGACCCATGACAGTATGATATATGTGTAGATTTccttttcacatacatgtagtatgatgtATTATGAATTTTTAGATACCTAAGCCACGGCGAGTCCACGACAGGGTACTGCGATCTATCATTTTTCCTTGTAGTAATAATGACTATATAAGGATGTATTGACGACTTGATGAAAAGCCTAGCTTTGTAAGGCCAGTATGGATGATCTCATGAAATAAAACGAACATGCGTTACCTGTGTAAGTTCCGGTAAACTAGAAGCTACAGAAACAATATATTCTCAACAATACTGATGATTCAAAATGTCAGGATGAACTAGACCTGCCAGGATGAACATATTCTACTGGTCAGGATTTCCAATAGAAATGCTTTTTTAACAAATCAATCAGCTGCAGTGTAGCACAATATTTGTTGGAGCTCAGCGGGTAGACCAATTCtaagaatatatacatgtgtgtgttcCTCAATGCCGATTTTACATGTTTTGAAATACTATATACAATTAAGCATGGGTAGTAACATATCAAACATGATCCTTCAAAAAGTGTATAAACCTCCAGTTtataaattgttttaatatGCTGTATATACAAGTCTTACAGTTATGTATAATAATGTGTTGTCACGTTTCTCAAATTGAAGCATCAGACCATGTTTTTGCAAATCCAGCGTTGTTTTTCCACAGTAAATGAATTGAAATCATAAATGTTTCAGCCACGTTATCAAATAACACATTCAGATTTGAAATACATTGCACATACATCGACGACTTATATATACAttcacaaaaataattttgcatCATTTAAAGACGAATATCTTACACATGTTTGATATATAAATACGTTACACGAAATTTACTGTGCCTCAAACACATTCTGTACACGAGCTACGGTGCACTTTTGATTGTAGTTTCCGCATGGAAGGCGGCCATTAACGGCAACCTTAAGACAAGAGAAGCAAAATACAGTCTTACACTTAGTACACTGCATGGTTTTACAAGCCTGTAAATGTTCTATTAGATATCTGCAGTTCGGACACATTCGTTTAGAAGGCACGCCTTCTATTTCCGACATATCGATCTTCTTGAGGGGTGCATCAttcaaaattctttgaaaagCTTCCAATTCTTTGTTGCTGCATTTATGATCTGTAAACCAGGGTGCCTTACAATTCCAACAGAAATCAAATGCACCTCCATTCTTTTTAGTACAGATGATACAGCGAATGCGTAGGACATCTTGTTGTCTTTGACAGAAATGGCCACATGATGGACATTCTGACGTTGAATTATTATCCTGATTGACCAAGTTAAAAGATATTTTCCTCTCAAAGAATATTCTTTCGTCTTCTGTCATGTCAGCTTTTTTAGCGATTTCTCGCATATCCCATTCAGCATTGCAATCGGTTGTTGGGCAGCATACCGCTGACTTTACGTCACACATCAGGGTACTCTTCATGTAGCCAAAAAGATTGTATGGAGCTGCAAATATGATATTAGATAAGTAAATAGAATTGAAAATGTACCGTAAGCTTTCTTTGAAACATTGAGTTTTTTACAGaaacatgtatttcaatttaatgatttttttttaattatgagattgatatacatgtaaatcacatATACTTATTGCGTGTCCACAAGACATTTTTAGTCTGGGTTCTTCGTCATCTTCGTCTTGCATAATCATATCTGGCTCTGTGGTAACCAGGTAGGACGGAATTTTTCTATCTGGATTTCCAACCATAATTTGCAATGGCGTGGACAAGCCTTGAATTTCTCTTTCATTTTCATAGATGATGCCATCTTCCAAATTAACAACCTCGATGTAATAATGCTGTGTCCCTAGTTTAGCAGCGAATTTCTTCTTACATTCACTGACAGATAATGGATTCTGAAACAAAGATTACAATGATTAGTACCTTCAGTACTGTTAactacacgtacatgtatgtgcgCTAATATACCATATATTCTACTTTTGATTTTGTGTTCCGTGGTCACAAATTTTATCTCACTGTTATAAAATGATTGGATGACTGTGTTCTTATTGGTGTCACTTTTCTACCACTTATTGTCATAATCAGttatttttatatctttttatcatatatttagtAATGACTATGCCAATTTTACGATATCAACGGCCGGTCCAAAATATAAGACCAGCGTgcaaaaatacatttcaatcCGAAATCACGTATTTGCTCGTAAGAATCAATACATGAAATGTTTTAACCATGGTAAATCAATGTTAGTAAGGTCAGATATAGATGTGCTGCGCATGCTAGTTTGAAATTATCCTCGTCAGTTTGCAAAGTATTTGTATTCTTCGTTAATGCATAGACAgtcacttattttcaaaaattaagaatgtaaatatattgtttgtatgtgtattcaTGGTTTTTTACTTTCCCCAATATCTCATAAATGACACTTCATGGTGAACTTGATACAGCAGGTATTTACTTacagcatgtatgtatttttaatgtgtatattttcatgtatttttcctttatttcttAACGCTGTGctccttttcttctttttcttttttcttctttatgtaCTACATTTAAGCTGTGTGTTCAAAGTGTCATATAGACCCGATGGGCCcggtgtttgatttattttatactgcCTTTTAACATATGAATTCTGTGAATATACACATGTCACTAAAAGTAAATAAACTACTACTGCTGTATCAGTCActaacagtggcggatttagaggggggtgcagccgccccccccccccctaaaattttcaaatttaaggtaaatcgcggtatcttgtttcggaaaatgtactaaacgataaaagaagcaataatttcttccactcccggaaaaataaattacaaattcttttgattttttgaattactttatagagagaactttaattttttccaaaaaaaaaaaaaacccttaaaatttgggtcattttattaatttcacctttaaaaaatgatagaaaatagtacaaatgactaaatacgagaaatatttcaagGCCAAATTCTGtgaaatccaggagcttccgggggcttcgccccttgGACCCCCACGAggacttcgccctggacccactgcctcataaagtggcgccctccgtaaccgcaattcctggatccgcccctgactaAAAGTAAATAAACTACTACTACTGTGTCAAGTTTTgactgtagtaaatcaatgtatgaaAGTTTTTACCAtaattaattatcattaatgtatcaaagtttttaccatGTAGTTAATCAATAGTAAATAAATGCACCTAGGTTTTTACCAGAGTAAATCATCCTATTAAGGTTTCCACTGGAAAACTGAAACTGCCTCACTTTATGACGAAGAAGTCAAATACTTACATAATTTTATATAGCATATTAAAAGTATTAAGCGGAGTTCTTACCTCTGTTAATGTGTGTATTCTACTGCTAGATAGTTGTTGGAAcatcatatttttcatttaaggAATTCTCTTCTAATTCAAAAGTGTTAAGATATAGGAATTCCACTATTCATGTAGCAGTTTCGATTTAATTTCAACGAAAAAGAAACACGTACATAAACGGAAATCCCGGAGGAGAAAACATTAGAATAGCTACCAAACTGTAATCGATGTAGTCCTTGACAATCTCTCCATATACAGGTAAactgttttttctttctttttcttcttgatTTTGCATTTCAATACATTTGATATCACGCTAAAGTTCTCTATTTGTTTaacagagaaaaacaaaatCGCCACATTATATTCTTCGTATTTCTGATGAATTACTCATGTATGAACAAGAATATTATATGTCTGATATTATCTGATATGTTATTTtggtgaaaatatgaaatgtaaGAACACAGCTTTAAAATTTGTTGTTAGTTTTTGTTTATCGCATTGATATAAAGCTAAATTCCCGTACAAAGTTTCCACTTTCACTTTCGTATTTcgttcatttctttttttttttttagaaatcaaGAAGTTTCGATAACTCTAATCGTTGAAGAATGGACCTTTAAACTTTTCGTCCGATTCTCCGAATGTAATGTATTCTTTAGATGATgattgtatgtgtgtgtttgtgtgtgtgtgtggacaaTCCTCTGAATCCGTGAAAgtataaatattttacttcatcTGACtttgaatttacatgtacactataACTCCTCTTGGCAATCACTGAGTTTTGCTGCTTTCATGGGAGGGGGATGATTACGCGCAAATCTATAAAGTGTAAATGTACTCCGGATGCtttatgtttaaaaaacacGCTTATTTGCTGTATATCAATTGTTCACAGTCAAATTTAATGGTACGAATATGGTCGCATTCCATTGATGTGTAATTATAATATATAGTGTATAAAatctgtatttatatatttatgagATTAACATTTGAACCCAGGCCTTGATTTCTCGAAATGAActtaagtcgaaacttggacttgAGTCtgagattttgctcaaattttgattgctcaaataaaggaaaattcaaactgaagtttaagatttttttttcgacATAAtccgaaccccccccccccccccccccccccccctccacataTATTTACGTCAGTCATTTACTTTGCCTATAATGTTGGCGTCCGTCATCATGGCAGCAAAACTACATTCCATTAAAGAtgttcgcacctgacatttggagtaatgtcaatttttagcttacctgagctgaaagctcaagtgagcttttctgatcgcctgttgtccgtcgtctatcggtccgtctgtctgtctgtccgtctgtctgtaaactttttacattttctacttcttctccagaaccactgggccaattttaacaaAACTTGACTAAAAACATCCTTGATGCAGGGCTTTctagtttcttcaaatgaagggccatgttgTTTTTAAAGgtgagataatcacaaaaatgcaaaaatagggtggggtcatttaaaaatcttcctaagaaccactgggccagaaaagatgaaatttacatgaaagcttcctgacatagtgcagattcaagtttgttgaaatcatggccccatcgggttggatggggccacaatagggtatcaaagttttacatacatatatataggaaacatcttctcaagaaccactgagccagtaaaactgagatttacatgaaagcttcctgacatagtgcagattcaagattgtaaaaatcatggccccctggggtaagATAAggccacaagaggggatcaaagttttacatagaaatatatagggacaatctttaaaaatcttctcaaaaactactggccaggaaagtggaaatttacataaagCCCTCCTGATatgatgcagattcaagtttgttaagatcatggtccccgggggtaggatggggccacaataggggatcaaaattttacatgcaaatatataggaagcatatttaaaaatcttcttctcaagaaccgctgagtcagaaaagctgagatttacatgaaagcctcctgacataatacagattcagcttgttaaaatcattgccccTGGGGTATCATGGAGCTACACTAGGtgattaaagttttaaatacaaatatatttgaaattttttaaaatcctcttctcaagaacgactgagccagaaaagttgagatttacatgaaagcttcctgacataatgcagattaaaATGTGTTCAAATCACGGCCCCGGGGGATTagtggggccataatagggaatcaaagttttacatacaaatatataggaacaatctttaaaaatcttcatctcaagaaccactgagccataaaaggtgagatttacatgaaatctttttgacataatgcagattcaggtttgtgcAAATCAAGGCTCCCGGAGGTTGGatgggtcacaataggggatcaaccttttgaatacaaatatatagatacaatctttaaaaatcttcttctgaagaaccactgagctagaaaagctgatattaaCATTTGAGCTTGATGACAcattgcagatttaagtttgttaaaatcatggcctcggggtgtaggatggggcaacaaggggggggggggtgaaagttttacataacaatatattgggaaaatctttaaaaaacttTTTCTCAAAacctactgggccaggaaagtcaaaatttacatgagagcttcctgacataatgcagattctagttTGTTAAGATCATAGCCCCTAGGAGTATGATTGGGCCAGAAtagggagatcaaagtttttcatacaaatatatagatacaatctttaaaaatcttcttctcaataaccactgagccagaaaagctgatatttacataaaagctttctgacatattttatatttaagtgtgttaaaagcatggccccgggggtagaatagggccacaaggggatcaaatttttgcatacaaatatatagggaacatatttaaaatctttttctcaaaaactactgggccaggatagtggaaatttacatggaagcctCCTGACATAATGCACATCTAAGTTTGTGAAAATGATGGCCCTCGGgcgtaggatggggccacaaggggggatcgaagttttacatacaatgtacaaatatatagggaaaatctataaaaaatctttttctcaagaaccacggagACGGAAAAGCTGAtaattacatgaaaacttcGTGACATATTACAGATTTAAGATGGTTAAAATCTTGGCCTCCGGGGgaaggatggggctacaaggggggggatcaaatttttaaacatacaaatatatagggaaaatctttaaaaaacctTTTCTCAAAAATTACTTGGCCAGGATAGTGAAAATTTACTTGGAAGCCTCCTGAGATAATGCAAATCcaggtttgtaaaaatcatggcccccggccgtaggatggggccacaaggggagatcaaatttttgtatacaaatgtttagagaaaatctttaaaaatcttcttttcaagaaccactgagccagaaaagctgat
Above is a genomic segment from Ostrea edulis chromosome 3, xbOstEdul1.1, whole genome shotgun sequence containing:
- the LOC125674720 gene encoding probable E3 ubiquitin-protein ligase RNF144A-A — translated: MKNMMFQQLSSSRIHTLTENPLSVSECKKKFAAKLGTQHYYIEVVNLEDGIIYENEREIQGLSTPLQIMVGNPDRKIPSYLVTTEPDMIMQDEDDEEPRLKMSCGHAITPYNLFGYMKSTLMCDVKSAVCCPTTDCNAEWDMREIAKKADMTEDERIFFERKISFNLVNQDNNSTSECPSCGHFCQRQQDVLRIRCIICTKKNGGAFDFCWNCKAPWFTDHKCSNKELEAFQRILNDAPLKKIDMSEIEGVPSKRMCPNCRYLIEHLQACKTMQCTKCKTVFCFSCLKVAVNGRLPCGNYNQKCTVARVQNVFEAQ